The Salinirubellus salinus genome segment CCGCCGCGGAGCGCCCAGAACAGGTCCTCGTTCTCGGACGCGCTGGCGCGGACGAGGTCGCCGTCGGCGGTCACCACGTCGGCCGACCGGAGATTGTCGCAGGTCAGGCCGTACCTGCGGCTGAGCCAGCCGACACCGCCACCGAGTGTGAGTCCCGCCACGCCGATGTTCGGGTCCTGGCCGCCGGGGACGGCGAGGCCGAACGCGCCCGTCTCGTGGTCCACGTCGCCCCACGTCGCCCCGGGACCGACCCACGCCCGTTCGCGGTCCGGGTCGACCCGGACCCAGTCCATCGGCCGGAGGTCCAGCGTGAGGCCGCCGTCCGCGAGGGCGCTCCCGGAGACGTGGTGGCCGCCGCTCCGGACCGAGAACGGCAGAGAGGAATCGCGTGCGACCTCGACACCCGTGAGAACGTCCGCGGCGCCACGACAGCGGAGGACGGCCGCCGGGCGCTTCTCGACCCGGGCGTTCCAGAGCGTACACGCCTCGGCGTACCCCTCGTCGCCCGGTTCGAGGAGCGCGCCACGGGTCCGGTCGCGGAGGCGTGTGAGGTCCATCCCCGACTCAGAACAGCCCGGAGATGGTGCCGTCCGCGTCGATGTCCATGTTCGCCGCGGCGGGTTCGCTCGGGAGGCCCGGGAGCGTCAGCACGTCACCCGTCAGCGCGACGAGGAAGCCGGCGCCGGCCGAGGGGTACACCTCCGTCACCTCCAGCGTCCAGTCGTCCGGCGCGCCCTTCTTGCTCGGGTCGTCGCTGAGCGAGTGGAACGTCTTGGACATGCAGATGGGCACGTCGTCGAAGCCGTGGTCGGTCAGGCGCTCGATGTCGTCCTCGGCGCTCCCGTGGTACTCCACGCCGTCGGCCCCGTAGATCTCCGTGGCGATGGTCTCGATCTTCTGCTTGATGGGGACGTCGAGGTCGTAGAGCGGCGTGAAGTCCGAGGGCGTCTCGGCCGCGTCCACGACCTGCTCGGCCAGCTCGACGCCGCCCTCGCCGCCGTCGCTGAACACGTTCGACTCGGCGGCACGGATCCCGAGGTCCTTGCAGTGGTCGATGACTGCCTGCACCTCCGCGTCGGTGTCCCCGGGGAAGCGGTTCACCGCGACGACGACCGGGACGCCGAACTTCTGGAGGTTCCGGACGTGCTTGTCGAGGTTCGCCAGCCCGCGCCGGACCATCCCGACGTCCTCCGCCTCGAGTTCGTCGAGGTCCGGCGGCCACATCTCCTGCCCGTGGTACTTGAGCGCCCGGACGGAGGCGACGAGCGTCACCGCGTCGGGTTCCATCTCGCCGAACCGGCAGACGATGTTCATGAACTTCTCGGCCCCGAGGTCGGAGCCGAACCCGGCCTCGGTGACGAGGTACTCGGAGAGGCTAGAGGCGAGTTCGTCCGCCATCAGCGAGTTCGTGCCGTGGGCGATGTTGGCGAACGGGCCGCCGTGGACGAACGCCGGGGTCCCCTCGATGGTCTGGACGACGTTCGGCTTCAGCGCGTCGCGCAGGAGGATGGTCACCGGCCCGGTCGCGTCGATGTCGTCGGCCGTGACGGGTTCGCCGTCCTCGTCGTAGGCGACGATGATGCGCGAGACGCGCTCTTTCAGGTCCTGCAGGCTGTCGGCGAGACAGAGCACCGCCATCATCTCCGAGGCGGCGGTGAGGATGAACCCGTCCTCGCGGGGGATGCCGGTCACGTCCCCGCCGAGGCCCACCACCGTCTCGCGTAGCACCCGGTCGTTCATGTCGATGGCGCGGGGCCAGTTGACCCAGTTGACCGCGATGTCGAGCTCGTTGCCCTGCTTGATGTGGTTGTCCAGCATCGTCGAGACGAGGTTGTGTGCCGAGGTGAGCGCGTGGAGGTCACCCGTGAAGTGGAGGTTGATGTCCTCCATCGGGAGTACCTGCGACCACCCGCCGCCCGCGGCACCACCCTTCACGCCGAACACCGGGCCGAGCGACGGCTCGCGGATGGCGATGAGGGCGTCCTTGTCGATGTGGTTGAACGCCTGACCGAGCCCGACCGTCGTCACCGTCTTCCCCTCGCCCAGCGGTGTCGGGGTCATCCCGGTGACGAGGACGAGCTTCCCGTCGTCCTCCTTCTCCGCCGTCGCCCGCTCGATGGCGTCGAGTTTCACCTTCGCCTTGTACTCCCCCTGGAGCTCCAGGTCCTCGCGGTCGAGGCCGAACGGTTCGACCACGTCCGCGATGTGGCGCTTCTCGACTGACTGTGCGATCTCGTAGTCGTTCGGTATCGAGGAACCGCTCTCGTCTGGGGGTGACATGTCCCGACGTTCCGGAGACGCGGTTATCAATGCTCGCGTACACATCAGCAGTCGGTGAGGTCGTGGTTCGTCGCCTCGGCGTTCCTGACCGGTCTCGTGGCCCGTTCGGCGAGGGATGGGTGGCTATCACGGGCCTGACGGGTGGTGGACGCCCGCCGCGTGCCGGTCGCGGCGCTGGCCCCATCCTGACAGTGAAATGGTAGAGCGTGGAGTCCGGTGCGCTGGTGGTCGTCGTCTGCCCCCGGCTCCCTTCGCTCGGTCAGTCTCCGCCGTGCTCGGCGACGTAGGCCGCGAGTTCCCGTTCGGCGTCGGCGTCCATCGGGGGACGCTCGTAAGCCGCGAGCCGCCGCTCGACCCGTTCGTGGGCCTGTTCGAACGCCGACTTCCCGCCGTCGTCGGCCCAGTCGCGGTGCGCGCGCTTGTCGACGAACGCCGACCGGAAGAAGCCGCTCTCGCCGCCCGCCGCCGAACCGGCCGCGCCGACGAAGTGGCCGGCCGGGTCCGTCCCCCCGATGCGTTCCAGGTCGAGGTGTGCCTCGTCCACGGCGAACCCCTCGCGGAACCGGTCGAGACACCGCATCGCCTCGCAGTCGAGGACGAACTTCTCGGGCGAGATGGTGGAGTACGACTCGAGGATGCCGGCCGCGTTGAGGACGAAGTCGATGCCGGCGAAGTCGGTCACCGTCTGGAGGAACATCGACTCGAAGCCGCTCTGGTGGTCGACGGACTTCGCGTCCGAGAGGCCGCCGCCGGCCCGGGACGGGAGGCCGTAGAACGTGGCGAGTCGCGCGGCGGCGGCGACGAACAGCGCGGACTCCGGCGTGCCGATGGAGAGCGAGCCGTACCGGGGGTCAACGGTCGCCGTCGGCACGCCGTAGACGACGGGCGTGCCGGGGTTGACCAGTTGCGTGAGCGTGATGGCGAGGAGGTTCTCGGCGTTGGCCTGCGCCAGCGACGCCGCGAGCGTCGGCGGCCCGGACGCCCCGGCGACGGTGAACGAGGAGACGATGGGGGGCTGCCCGTGCTCCGCGTACGTCAGGAGGCCACCGAGCATCTCGCGTTCGAGGCTCCGGGGCGGGACCGTGTTGACCAGCCCGGCCACGTAGGGCCGTGCGAGCTCCGGGTCGCCCGTGGCGATACCGACCATCTCCATGCAGGCACGGGCGCGTTCCTCTCCGTAGGTGGGACCCATCACCGGCTTGTCCGTGAGCGTCAGCGCCCGCTCCAGCATCTCGTAGTGTCCCGTCGCCTCGTCGATCGCCGGCGGCTCGCAGACCCGATAGCCCGTACAGCCGATGGCCGTCTCGACCTGCGCGAGCTTCACGAGCCGCTCGTAGTCAGCGCGCGTGGCCGGACGCCGGCCCTCCGCGTACGTCCGGACGTTCGGGGGACCGTAGCCCGGCGTGCGGACCGGCGGGCCGTCTCCGCCGACGACGACGTCGTTGGCCGGGTTCCGCGCGTGGAGGGTGAACGACGAGGGGGCGGCTCGGACGGCGTCCTCGACGACCTCGCGGGGGACGGTGACCACGTCCCGCTCGTCGACGTGGCCGCCGTGGCTCTCGAGCAGCGAGCGGGCACGCTCGTGGCCGAGCTTGACGCCGAACTCCTCGAGGATGCGCATGGACGCTTCGTGGATGGCCGTACACTCCTCCTCGTCGAGTCGGTCGAGCGACGGCAGGCCGGTGGCCGTCCCGTCGTGATCCATGCCCCAACAGTACCCCCATTCGCCGGATAAGGGTTCGCGTCGGCACACCGTTCTGCCGAGGCGAACCGGCCGCTGTCGGGCGGTCGTGGGCCGTCGGTGACCGGCCGTCCTCCCGTGCGCGTCCGCGCGTTCCTCCACCTGCACGTGGGCTGAGTGGTTGTGCTTCGACACCCCCCGAATCCGGGATTTAATACGCTGTCTGTCACAACGTCTCGGAGTCATGGAGTACCACGAGGCGGTGAACCGTCTGGAGCGACTACGGCGGCTCCGGCCGAAACTGGGGGTGGGGACCACCGCCTCCCTGCTGGAGACGCTGGGGGACCCACAGGAGGGCCTCCCGGCGGTGCAGGTCGCCGGGTCCAACGGGAAGGGGAGCACCGCGCGAACGCTGGAGCGCGTCCTGCGCGAGGCGGGGCTGACCGTCGGGCTCTACACCTCGCCGGACCTGAACGACCTGCGCGAGCGCATCCGCGTGCGAGGCCAGAAGATACCGAAACACGAGGTGTCGCGGTTCGTCGAGGTGGCGTGGCCGGAGATCGTCGACCGGTCGGTCGAGGGCGACGAACCGACGTTCTTCGAGACGTTCACCGCGCTGGCGCTCTGGCGCTTCGACCGCTCGGACGTGGACGTGGCCGTCCTCGAGGTGGGCATCGGCGGGCGCTACGACGCGACGAGCGTCGTCGACCCGGTGGCCAGCGCCGTCACCAGCGTCAGCCTCGAACACACCGAGATCCTCGGGGACACCGTCGAGGAGATCGCCCGCGACAAGGCCAACGTCACCCCCGCGGAACGACCCCTCGTCACGGGCGCGACGGGGGCGGCCCTCGACGCCATCCGCGCCGACCACCCCGTCCTCACCGTCGGCCCGGAGGACGCGGACGTCTACGCCAGCGAGGGCGAGGTGGTCTCGCCGACGGCGTCGAAACTCTCGCTCGTCGGCCCGGACTGGGCCGTCGAGACGCGGACGCCCCTGCCGGGCGCGCACATGGCGACCAACGCGGGCATCGCCGCGACGCTCGCCAGACAGGTCGGGGACGCACTCGGCGTGGACGTGACCGAGGCCGACATCGCCGCGGGCGTCCGGAACGTCCACGCTCCCGGCCGGTTCGAGGTGATGGACCACGCGCCACTGACCGTCCTCGACGGGGCGCACAACCCGGACGCGTGTGTGAAACTGGCCGACACGCTCGAACGGCTCGAGTACGACTCGCTCCACCTCGTGTTCGGCGCGATGCGCGAGAAGGACCACCCCGCGATGTGCCGCGCGCTCCCGGCCGCCGACCGGGCGTACCTCGCGGAACCCGACGTGGAACGTGCCCGCGGGACGGACACGCTGGCGACCGTCTTCGACCGGGAGACGGACGCCGCCGTCGACACGTTCGACTCCGTCCTCGGGGCGCTGGAGGCCGCCTGCTGGGCGGCCGACCCGGGCGACTGTGTCCTCGCCACGGGGTCGCTCTACACCGTGGCGGAGGCCCGCGACCACTGGACGCGGAGTCCGCGTGTCGTGCGTACCGACTCGCACGGGGCCGCGCGTGAGGCGCTGGCCAGCGCGGACGTCCCCCGCGCCGTCCGGACGGACCGGGTGGACGCGATGGTCGACCGGACGCTCCGGTTCCACGTCCGCCGCGGGCGGGCGGGCGAACTGGTCGGTCGGATGCGCTCGCTCGGCGGGACGGGCGCCGTCTCGGGTATCGAGGCGGCCGACCAGCACGTCGAGGTGGTGCTGACGGGGACGCTCGACCAGTTCCGCGACCTCGTGCGGTACGTCCGGGCCTGCCCCGACGGCCGTCGCCTCGCGGGACGGGTGAACCGGGCGCTCGGTATCGGCACCGACGAGACGCCCGCCGCCTACCCCTGGCACGACGGCACCGCCGTCATGGGCATCCTGAACGTCACACCCGACTCCTTCCACGACGGCGGGGAGTACGACACCGTCCCGGCGGCCGTCGACCGGGCCGAGGCGATGGTCGTCGACGGCGCGGACATCGTCGACGTGGGTGGGGAGTCGACGCGCCCCGGTGCGGACCCGGTGCCGGCGGCCGAGGAGCGCGAGCGCGTGGTCCCGGTCGTCGAACGACTGGCCGACCTCGACACGTTCGTCTCGGTGGACACCCGGAAGGCGCTGGTGGCCGAGGCCGCACTCGAGGCCGGCGCCGACATGGTGAACGACGTGACCGGCCTCGGGGACGCGGCGATGCGCGAGGTGGTCGCCGCCCACGACGTGCCGGCCGTCGTGATGCACAGCCTCTCGGCACCGGTGGACCCGCACCACCGCTACGGTTACGACGACGTGGTCGACGACGTCCTCGAGGGGCTGACCGAGCGGGTGTTGCTTGCCGAGCGTGCGGGGATCGACCGCTCGAATCTGCTCCTCGACCCGGGGCTGGGGTTCGGCAAGCGGGCGGCCGAGAGCTTCGAGCTCCTGGACCGACTCTCCGAGTTCCGGGCGCTGGGGACGCCCGTGATGGTGGGACACTCCCACAAATCGATGTTCGAGGCGGTGGGGTGCGGTCCCGACGAGCGACTCGCACCCACCGTCGCCGCGACGGCCCTCGCGGCAGAACGCGGCGCGGACGTCGTCCGGGTCCACGACGTGGCCGAGAACGTCGCCGCCGTCGAGACGGCCCGGAAGACCCGGGGGGAGTGACCGGGCGCCGAACCACGACCTGTCAGGCCCTGGTGGGGTTGTGTGGACGTGCGGGTGCGCGGGCGCACCGGGCCGCCTGCTCCGGACTCGTCGTCGCTCCCCACACTGCCCGAGTGAGTCCCCGGATGGCGCGAGGATGGGCGTCTCGTCCGTGTTCGGGGTCCAGTGGGGTGGACTCGGCGTGGCGCAGCGACTACCGGTTCGACCCGCCGAGTCCCCGTGTTCCACGCACATCGTATACGGAATCTGTCAGGTATACGGCCTTTTAATATCGGGCGAGACCCGAACTCGTGAACGAACATGAGATTGCCAGACCCTAGCACGGGTATCGCGTCCGCAGACCTGACGTCGGGCGAGGCAGCCCCGGCGACGGCGGGTGGTCGGCGATGAGTTCGAAGCAGTTCCCGGCCTCGGCCGAGACGGTCATCCTCGGCGCGGGTATCGTCGGGAACAGTCTGGCGTACCACCTCGCTCGGTACGGTCGGGACGACATCGTCCTCGTCGACAAGGGGCCGCTCCCGGACCCGGGCGGCTCGACGGGCCACGCCTCGAACTTCCTGATGCCGGTCGAACACTCGAAGGAGATGACCCACCTCACACGGCGCTCCATCGAGCAGTACAAGGAGTTCGACACGTTCGTCAACTCGGGCGGTATCGAGGTGGCCCGCACGGACGAGCGGGTCGAGGAACTGAAACGCCGGGTGCAGTCGGCGAAGGCGTACGGCGAACCGGCCGAACTCCTCACGCCCGAGGAGGTGGAGGAGATGCTCCCGTACGTCAACACGGACATCATCAAGGCGGGGTTCTACAGCCCCGGTGCCGGCACCTGCGACCCGCTCCGGGCGGGCGAGGTGATGCGGGCCCGGGCCGACGCCATCGCCTCGGGCGAGGTCGCCCCCGAGAACGTGGGCGAGGTGCAGGCCGACGGCGGCGTCCAGACCCAGCGACCCGAGAGCACGGGGGGGCTCCACGTCTCGCCGAACACGGAGGTCCTCGACATCCACGTCGAACACGGTGAGGTACAGGCCGTCGAGACGGACCGCGGGACCGTCGAGGCCGACGAGGTCATCATCGCGGCGGGGCTCTGGAGCCCGAAGCTCGCGGAGATGGCGGGCGTCGACATCCCGCTCACGCCGGCCGTCCACCAGATGGTCAGCGTCGGGCCCATCTCCTTCTTCGAGGACTACGAGGGAGAGATCTCGTTCCCGGTGCTGCGTGACATGGACACCCAGATGTACGAGCGACAGCACGGCAACGACCTCGAGGTCGGCTCCTACCAGCACCGGCCCATCCTCTGGGACGTCGACGACGTGCCCTCCATCGACGAGGCACCGCTGTCGCCGACCCAGCCGCCGCTCACGGACGACGCGTTCGAGCAGTCGATGGCCGACGCCCTCGAGATCGTGCCGGATCTGCTCGACGACCCGAACGCGGGCATCCGCCACGAGATAGACGGCCTGCTCTCGCAGACGCCCGACGGCGGCCCGCTCCTCGGCCCACTGCAGGACGTCGAGGGGCTGTGGTCGGCCGCGGCCGTCTGGATCAAGGAGGCGCCGGCCATCGGCGAGGCCATCGCCCAGCTGATGACGCGGGGCTACTCCGACATCGACATCCACGCCTCGGACGTCAACCGGTTCTACCACTACGGCACCTCGCGGGAGTTCGTGAAGAACCGCGCCCACGAGGGGTTCAAGAAGACGTACGGCATCGTCCACCCGGCCGAGCAGTGGCAGTCCTCGCGGCCGCTCCGGACGAGTCCGTTCTACCACCGGCAGGACGACCTCGACGCACGGTTCTTCGAGGCCGCCGGCTGGGAACGACCCCAGTGGTACGAGTCCAACGAGGACCTCCTCGAGGAGTACAGCGAGGAACTCGAGGGGCTGGACCGCCCCAACGAGTGGGACTCCCGCTGGTGGGACGAGACCATCCTCGCCGAGCACCTCCACATGCGTGACAAGGTGGCGATGGTCGGCGACATGGGCTTCGGCATCTTCGACCTCCGTGGCGACGACGTGACGGCGTACCTCGAGGGGATGGTCGTCGGCCGCGTCGACGTCGACGTCGGCAAGACCGTCTACACGCCCGTCCTCGCGCCGAACGGGGGGTTCGTCTCGGACCTCACCATCGCGCGGCTCGGCGAGGACCACTACCGGGTCGTGACCGGCGGTGCGGCGGCCGGCTCCGACCGTTCGTGGTTCCAGAGCCACATCCCCGAGGACGCGGACGTGAAGCTCATCGATAACAGCGAGGCGCTCTGCACGCTCGGGGTCTGGGGGCCGGACGCCCGCGACCTCGTCCAGAGCGTCACCGAGGAGGACGTGTCCCACGAGGCGTTCCCGCCGTACACGGCCCAGGAGATCACCGTCGGCGAGGTGGACGCGTGGGCGATGCGCCTCTCGTACGTCGGCGAACTGGGCTGGGAGATATACGCCCCGATGGGGCAGGGCCAGCGGCTCTGGGACGTCCTCTGGGAGGCCGGACAGGAGTACGACGTCCGCCCGGTCGGGATGGGCGTCTACGGGACCACCGGCCGACTGGAGAAGGGCTACCGCCTGTTCGGCCACGAACTCGAGTCCGAGTACGACCCCTCGGAGGCCGGGCTGACCTTCCACGGTGTGAAGGACGCCGACTTCGTCGGGAAGGAGGCGTACGCCGAGGCCATCGAGGAGGACGACGCGGCGACGCTCTGTACGCTCTCGGTCGACGACCACACCTCGGAGTCCGGCGAGCGCCGGTTCATGCTCGGCGGTGAACCCATCGTCGACGAGGACGGCGAGGTCATCGTCGACGAGGAGGGCCGCGAGTCCTACGTGACGAGCGCGGGCACCGGCCCGACGGTCGGGAAGCACCTGCTGATGGCGTACCTGCCGCCGGAGTACGCGGAGGAGGGCCAGCAACTGCAGGTGGAGTACTTCGACGAGACGTACCCGGTGACCGTCGAGGTGGCCGGGAGCCGACCGCTGTTCGATCCGGAGAACGAGCGCATCCGGTCCTGAACCGGCGGCGCTCGACCCGGATCCGACTCGCCCCTGACGACCACACGACCCACAGCACACGAAGGAACATGGATACACTAGCTTGTGTCAAGCGCGTACCGGACACCGGTGCGAAGATCGTACTGACCGACGACCAACGAGCCATCGACACGTCCAACCTCGGGTTCACGATGAGCCCGCACGAGGAGTGTGGTCTGGAGGAGGCGGTGCAGATCGCCCAGGACACCGGCGGGACGGCGACGGCACTCACCCTCGGCACCGCGGAGGCCGACGAACAGCTCCGGACCGCGCTGGCGATGCAGGCCGACGAGGCGGTGTTGCTCGAGACCGAGGAGCGCGAGTGGGGGCCCCTCGACACCGCGACGGCCATCGCCGACTACGTCCGGGAGACGGACGACGAGTACGACCTCCTCCTGTTCGGCACGGAGTCGGCGGACAACGGGAACTACCAGGTCCCCATCCACGTCGCCACGCAGCTCGGCCTGCCGGTGGTGACGGCCATCAAGCACATCGAGGTGGAAGACGACACGGTGGTCGCCCGACGCGAGGCGGGCGGCGGCGAGGAGGTGTACGAGCTGGAGACGCCCGCCGTCGTCGGCGTCAAGGAGGGACTGAACGAGCCGCGCTACCCGTCGATGCGCTCGAAGATGCGCGCCCGGCAACAGGAGGTCGAACAGCACCACCCCGAACCGGGCGGCCGCGACCGGCTGGAGATGGTCCGGCTGGAGGCGCCCGAACAGGACGAGGGCACCGCCGAGATACTCGGCGAGGGGCCGGAGGCGACGCCACGTATCGTCGAGATACTGCAGGAGGACCTGGAGGTGCTCTGACGATGGTGCTCGCACTGGTGGAACACGAGGCGGGCGTGCCGGAGGACTCGTCGCTGGAGATGCTGACGCTGGCCCGTGGCGTGGCCGAGGAGACGGACGAACCGCTCACGGCCGTCGTCGTGGGCGCGGAGGCGGCGGGCGTGGCCGACGACCTCGGTACCTACGGCGTGGAGACGGTGTACGTCGTCGACCACGAACGACTCGACGACTACGCGCCGGTGGCGTGGGCCACGAGCGTCGACCAGCTGGCGGCCGACCTCGACCCGGACGCCGTCGTCGCGCCCGGGAGCACCCGTGGGCACGAGGTGCTCGCGCACGTCGCGGCGCGCCGAGAGCAGTCGATGGCCGCGAACTGTATCGAGGTGACGACGGGCGAGGAGTACGAGCTCACCCGCCAGCGCTGGGGCGGGACGCTGCTGGAGGAGGCTCGTCTCGGCGGCGACACGAAACTGCTGACGGCGGCCGCTCACGAGGTGAGCGCCGAACCGGCCGACTCGCCGACGGAGCCTGCCGTCGAGTCGTTCGACCCGTCGCTCGACGAGGAGGCGTTCGAGGTGCGCGTGACGCGCCACGAGGCGTCCGACGTGGAGGGCGTGCCACTCGGCGAGGCACGCGTCGTCGTCGGCGGTGGTCGCGGCGTGGGCGGCCCCGACGGCTACGACCAGCTCGAGGAGCTCGCGGACCTCCTCGGCGGGGCGGTGGGTGCCTCCCGCGCCGCGGTCAACGAGGGGTGGCGGCCCCACGACGACCAGGTGGGACAGACGGGGGCGAAGATCTCGCCGAAGCTCTACGTCGCCTGTGGCATCTCGGGTGCCGTCCAGCACATGGTGGGCTGCAAGGGTGCCGAGAACATCCTCGCCATCAACACCGACCCCGAGGCGGCCATCATCCAGAAGGCACGTTGGGCCGTCGTCGGTGACCTCCACGAGGTGGTGCCGGAGCTCAACGAGTCCATCCGCTCGGCCAACTGAGGCCCGGTCTCCTCTTCCTGTCGCTCGAGGTTCAGGTTACGGTTCGGTCGGTAGCGTCAGCACTCGTGGCGTGAGCACGCCGAGAAACGGTCGGGTGACGAGACGTCGGTCGCGGTGGTTACTCGCGGCGGATGCGGGCGAACAGGTCGCCACGTTCGCGGAACAGACCGGTGACGAATCGCTCGACGAGCGTGGTGTCAGTGGGCGCCGCCCCAGCCGGGAGGTAGAACTGGCGCTCGGTCTGTGCTTCGGTGGAACCTGTGGAGTCGGTGCGTTCCATACTCGTGTTGGGTGTCCTGACGGTTTAACGATTTCGAAGATATCTTTACGAAATCCGAATTCGGATTCGTGATAGTGAAAGGTTCACACGGATTGTCCCGGTCACCCCCTCGCTGGGGGCCGGCGCGGGACAATCCTTTTCCTCGGGACACACCTCCGTCCGGTGGATGAGTGACGCGCCGTCGCGGATGCTCCGAGTCGACCTGTCGGCGGAGCGTGTCGTCTCGGAGACGGTGCCCCCGTCGTGGCGGCGGCGCTACCTCGGGGGGAAGGGCCTCGGCGCACGCTACCTCTACGACGAGCTGGCGCCCGGGACGGACCCGCTGGGCCCCGGGAACGCGCTCCTGTTCGTCCTCGGCCCACTCACGGGGGCGCTCCCGGGCGAACAGCGCTACGCGGCGGTGACGAAGTCGCCGCTCACGGGTGCGTTCCTCGACTCCTACGCCGGGGGCACGTTCCCCGCGAGGCTGGCAGGGTCGCTCGACGACCACCTCGGGGTGCTGGTGACCGGACGCGCCGAGGCACCGGTCCGGCTGGTCGTCGGCGACGGCGACGCCCGCGTCGAACCCGCCGAGACGTGGGGCGCGGACGCCGTGGAGACGGCACGCCAGTTCCCGGACGCGAGCGTCGCCTGCATCGGCCCGGCGGGCGAGAACCGCGTCACCTTCGCCACCATCGCCTCCGACGAGGCGGAACACCACGCCGGACGCGGCGGGGCGGGTGCCGTGATGGGTGCCAAGCGGCTGAAGGCCGTCGTCGCGTCCGGCGACCCACCGGCGGTCCCCGAGTCGGTGGCCGCATTGCGCGACCGGGACACCGGGCGGTTCACCGAGAGTCACACGGGGCGGTGGCTGGCGGCCTCGGGGACGCTGGAGACGGTCGACTTCGCCGACGAGACGGGCGTGCTCGCGGCCCGTGGCTGGCAGGAGCGGGGCTTCGACGGCGCCGACGACGTGGGTATCGATGCGGCCCGCGAGGCGGCGACGGGCCGCGAGCACGACGGCCCCGTCCCCGGCGGCTTCCGGGTCGAGACGGCCGCCGGCGAGACCGTCCCGCGGGGTGCCACCGGGATGAGTCTCGGGGCGGGCCTCGGCATCGACGAGTTCGACGCCGTCGCCGAACTGGGCGAGTGGTGCAACCGCCTCGGGCTCGACCTCATCGACGGGGGGAACGCGGTGGCCTGGGCCGCCCGTGCCGTCGAGGCGGGCCTCCTCGACCGCGACCTGTCGTTCGGCGACCCGGACGGTGCCCGGGCGCTCCTCGGCGAGATCGCGACCCGCGAGTCGAGGGTAGGCGACGCGCTCGCCGACGGGGTGGCGGTGGCCGCGAGGCGGTTCGGCGGCGAGGCGTTCGTCCCCTCGGTCAAGGAGATGTCGCTGCCCGCGTACGACCCGCGCGGGGCGGCGAGCATGGCGCTGGCGTACGCGACGAGCGACCGGGGTGGCTGTCACCGTCGTGCCCGTCCGGTCGAACGGGAGGTGTTCGACGGGCCGTGGGACCCGGACCGGGCGGCCGAGGCCGTCGTCGCCGCACAGGACGCCCGCGCGCTCCGCTGGAGTCTCGTGGCCGACGACTTCGCGGGCGAGGCGGTGGACGTCCCGGCGTGGCTGGCGGCGGTCGGAGCCCCGCACGGCGACCTC includes the following:
- a CDS encoding GcvT family protein; protein product: MSSKQFPASAETVILGAGIVGNSLAYHLARYGRDDIVLVDKGPLPDPGGSTGHASNFLMPVEHSKEMTHLTRRSIEQYKEFDTFVNSGGIEVARTDERVEELKRRVQSAKAYGEPAELLTPEEVEEMLPYVNTDIIKAGFYSPGAGTCDPLRAGEVMRARADAIASGEVAPENVGEVQADGGVQTQRPESTGGLHVSPNTEVLDIHVEHGEVQAVETDRGTVEADEVIIAAGLWSPKLAEMAGVDIPLTPAVHQMVSVGPISFFEDYEGEISFPVLRDMDTQMYERQHGNDLEVGSYQHRPILWDVDDVPSIDEAPLSPTQPPLTDDAFEQSMADALEIVPDLLDDPNAGIRHEIDGLLSQTPDGGPLLGPLQDVEGLWSAAAVWIKEAPAIGEAIAQLMTRGYSDIDIHASDVNRFYHYGTSREFVKNRAHEGFKKTYGIVHPAEQWQSSRPLRTSPFYHRQDDLDARFFEAAGWERPQWYESNEDLLEEYSEELEGLDRPNEWDSRWWDETILAEHLHMRDKVAMVGDMGFGIFDLRGDDVTAYLEGMVVGRVDVDVGKTVYTPVLAPNGGFVSDLTIARLGEDHYRVVTGGAAAGSDRSWFQSHIPEDADVKLIDNSEALCTLGVWGPDARDLVQSVTEEDVSHEAFPPYTAQEITVGEVDAWAMRLSYVGELGWEIYAPMGQGQRLWDVLWEAGQEYDVRPVGMGVYGTTGRLEKGYRLFGHELESEYDPSEAGLTFHGVKDADFVGKEAYAEAIEEDDAATLCTLSVDDHTSESGERRFMLGGEPIVDEDGEVIVDEEGRESYVTSAGTGPTVGKHLLMAYLPPEYAEEGQQLQVEYFDETYPVTVEVAGSRPLFDPENERIRS
- a CDS encoding electron transfer flavoprotein subunit beta/FixA family protein, which produces MDTLACVKRVPDTGAKIVLTDDQRAIDTSNLGFTMSPHEECGLEEAVQIAQDTGGTATALTLGTAEADEQLRTALAMQADEAVLLETEEREWGPLDTATAIADYVRETDDEYDLLLFGTESADNGNYQVPIHVATQLGLPVVTAIKHIEVEDDTVVARREAGGGEEVYELETPAVVGVKEGLNEPRYPSMRSKMRARQQEVEQHHPEPGGRDRLEMVRLEAPEQDEGTAEILGEGPEATPRIVEILQEDLEVL
- a CDS encoding electron transfer flavoprotein subunit alpha/FixB family protein — translated: MVLALVEHEAGVPEDSSLEMLTLARGVAEETDEPLTAVVVGAEAAGVADDLGTYGVETVYVVDHERLDDYAPVAWATSVDQLAADLDPDAVVAPGSTRGHEVLAHVAARREQSMAANCIEVTTGEEYELTRQRWGGTLLEEARLGGDTKLLTAAAHEVSAEPADSPTEPAVESFDPSLDEEAFEVRVTRHEASDVEGVPLGEARVVVGGGRGVGGPDGYDQLEELADLLGGAVGASRAAVNEGWRPHDDQVGQTGAKISPKLYVACGISGAVQHMVGCKGAENILAINTDPEAAIIQKARWAVVGDLHEVVPELNESIRSAN
- a CDS encoding aldehyde ferredoxin oxidoreductase family protein → MSDAPSRMLRVDLSAERVVSETVPPSWRRRYLGGKGLGARYLYDELAPGTDPLGPGNALLFVLGPLTGALPGEQRYAAVTKSPLTGAFLDSYAGGTFPARLAGSLDDHLGVLVTGRAEAPVRLVVGDGDARVEPAETWGADAVETARQFPDASVACIGPAGENRVTFATIASDEAEHHAGRGGAGAVMGAKRLKAVVASGDPPAVPESVAALRDRDTGRFTESHTGRWLAASGTLETVDFADETGVLAARGWQERGFDGADDVGIDAAREAATGREHDGPVPGGFRVETAAGETVPRGATGMSLGAGLGIDEFDAVAELGEWCNRLGLDLIDGGNAVAWAARAVEAGLLDRDLSFGDPDGARALLGEIATRESRVGDALADGVAVAARRFGGEAFVPSVKEMSLPAYDPRGAASMALAYATSDRGGCHRRARPVEREVFDGPWDPDRAAEAVVAAQDARALRWSLVADDFAGEAVDVPAWLAAVGAPHGDLPRTGERVWTLVRLFNAREGFDRCDDSLPAVFAGDGGVDPSRFDAMLDAYYATRGWSEAGLPTRETLVRLGLDDVVDAATPVGDPGP